In Thermoplasmataceae archaeon, the following proteins share a genomic window:
- a CDS encoding HIT family protein has protein sequence MSGTECVFCREIVQKRNAEIVFEDNDTMAFLDYAPVDEGHLLVIPKKHFVNILDIDPEDFLKVQRVVKDLCQPVKDAMNADAINVGQNNGPCANQIVMHYHVHIIPRWCDSNLSWNRKRASPEELRETASKIRAELRRVDMLK, from the coding sequence ATGTCCGGCACGGAATGTGTCTTCTGCAGGGAGATAGTTCAGAAAAGGAACGCCGAGATCGTCTTTGAGGACAATGATACTATGGCGTTCCTGGATTATGCGCCAGTTGATGAGGGGCATCTTCTTGTCATACCGAAAAAGCATTTTGTTAACATCCTTGATATTGACCCCGAGGATTTCTTGAAAGTCCAGCGCGTCGTCAAGGACCTCTGCCAGCCCGTAAAGGACGCTATGAACGCGGATGCCATAAACGTAGGTCAGAATAATGGCCCGTGCGCCAACCAGATTGTGATGCATTATCACGTGCATATAATTCCAAGATGGTGTGATTCCAACCTTAGCTGGAACAGGAAGCGGGCAAGCCCTGAAGAACTCAGAGAGACCGCGTCAAAGATACGGGCCGAGCTTAGGCGCGTAGATATGTTAAAATAA
- a CDS encoding NAD(P)/FAD-dependent oxidoreductase, which translates to MSDRMISYKPEKKDLVIIGAGPTGLFATFCAGLRDIDSVTLEAMDSTGGQLTALYPEKDVYDVQGIPKIKAEQLVRDMTRQAEFFGSKILLNSKVTDIISRPDSMYDVEVNGKIVFTTKTILISSGIGSFDPVKLGVEGEDEYRGKGVVYTVRNAEDFRDRKVVIVGAGDSAFDWAEELSAVASKVHIVQRGTRIRAAERTVKAVLDKPNVTLNMNSSPIKILGDAKGLRNVVTRNALNGETTEYEADRILVAIGLRSAPVSFRSISLDVDGKFITVNEKFETNLKGIYAVGDGSKAKNAQKVLLIAVGGAEAYMAINNIKKYLDPKSSIFGGHSSSMTGQPEAIETQHTTTRQ; encoded by the coding sequence ATGAGTGACAGGATGATATCATACAAACCTGAAAAAAAGGACCTAGTGATTATAGGAGCCGGACCTACCGGACTTTTTGCCACATTCTGCGCAGGATTGAGAGATATCGACAGTGTCACGCTAGAGGCAATGGATTCTACCGGTGGCCAGTTGACTGCCCTGTATCCGGAAAAAGATGTGTACGATGTTCAAGGAATTCCGAAAATTAAGGCGGAACAGCTTGTTAGGGACATGACGCGACAGGCCGAGTTTTTTGGAAGTAAAATTTTGTTGAATTCAAAAGTGACAGACATAATTTCCAGGCCTGATTCAATGTACGATGTTGAGGTCAACGGAAAGATAGTGTTCACAACAAAAACCATCTTAATCTCATCTGGAATCGGGTCATTCGATCCCGTGAAACTTGGAGTTGAGGGGGAAGACGAATATCGTGGAAAAGGCGTCGTTTACACCGTGAGAAATGCCGAAGATTTCAGAGACAGAAAGGTGGTAATTGTAGGTGCAGGTGATTCTGCATTTGATTGGGCTGAAGAGCTGTCCGCTGTTGCTAGCAAAGTTCACATTGTGCAGAGGGGTACAAGGATAAGAGCAGCAGAGAGAACGGTCAAAGCTGTCCTGGATAAACCCAACGTCACGCTCAACATGAACAGCTCCCCCATTAAAATCCTGGGTGATGCAAAAGGTTTGCGAAATGTTGTGACCAGAAACGCCCTGAACGGTGAAACCACCGAGTACGAAGCTGACAGGATTTTGGTTGCAATAGGACTTCGCAGCGCACCCGTATCTTTTAGATCGATCTCTCTTGACGTGGACGGTAAATTTATTACTGTGAACGAGAAATTTGAAACTAACCTGAAAGGCATTTATGCTGTCGGCGATGGATCAAAGGCAAAAAACGCGCAAAAGGTTCTGTTAATCGCTGTTGGTGGTGCCGAAGCCTATATGGCCATCAACAATATCAAGAAATATCTAGACCCGAAATCATCAATATTTGGCGGGCACAGTTCAAGCATGACGGGGCAGCCTGAGGCGATCGAAACGCAACATACCACGACCCGCCAATAA
- a CDS encoding ABC transporter ATP-binding protein: protein MREVAIAVEDLHKKYGRIKAVDGLTFNVFKGEVYSLLGPNGAGKTTTVEILEGIREADIGRISVLGLDPRQSASLLHKAVGIMPQDFRFMDRITPREAISYFCSLFGVPNRAEELLKLVELEDSGNVHFTDLSGGQKQKVGICLSLVNDPQIVFLDEPTTGLDPQARRKIWDLIKKLRSEQRTVILTTHYLEEAEMLADRVGILDHGKMVVEGSPDEIIRKMGSGRTLHIPNTAGLADYLKNDLNLKLTVSGGDLVIPMNNNHDLINVLSYAEKKGIDLARLSLKEDTLEDIFVNLVKEDQD from the coding sequence ATGAGGGAAGTAGCCATTGCCGTGGAGGATCTACATAAAAAATATGGGAGAATCAAGGCAGTTGATGGCCTCACATTCAATGTTTTTAAAGGAGAGGTGTATAGTTTACTTGGACCAAACGGAGCGGGCAAAACCACAACCGTAGAAATACTGGAGGGTATTAGGGAAGCGGATATTGGGAGAATATCAGTGCTTGGACTGGATCCCCGACAGAGCGCATCACTCCTGCACAAAGCTGTTGGGATAATGCCTCAGGATTTCCGGTTTATGGATCGAATTACTCCCAGGGAAGCCATTTCATATTTCTGCTCACTGTTTGGTGTTCCTAACAGGGCTGAGGAGTTGTTGAAACTTGTTGAACTAGAGGATTCTGGGAACGTCCATTTCACGGACCTTTCCGGAGGCCAGAAACAGAAAGTTGGTATATGCCTGTCCCTAGTTAATGATCCTCAGATTGTCTTCCTTGATGAACCAACGACAGGGCTCGATCCTCAGGCTAGAAGGAAGATATGGGACCTTATTAAGAAACTCAGATCTGAACAAAGAACTGTCATATTGACCACACATTACCTAGAAGAGGCGGAAATGCTTGCTGACAGGGTCGGCATCTTGGACCATGGTAAGATGGTAGTGGAGGGAAGCCCGGACGAGATAATAAGGAAAATGGGAAGCGGAAGAACGTTACATATCCCAAACACCGCCGGCCTTGCAGATTACCTGAAGAACGATCTGAATCTTAAACTGACTGTTTCTGGTGGTGATCTTGTTATTCCCATGAATAACAACCACGATCTCATCAATGTGCTCTCATATGCTGAGAAGAAAGGGATTGACTTAGCTCGGCTTTCCCTTAAAGAAGACACACTTGAAGACATATTTGTCAACCTTGTAAAGGAGGATCAGGATTAA
- the lysS gene encoding lysine--tRNA ligase: protein MHWADVIASKLSGKQLVSTGISPSGPIHVGNMREILTGDAIFKASLTAGLDARFIYLCDDIDPLRKIYPFLPQSYAEHVGKPLYQIPAPDGEGTYSEYFLKPFVDTLDKINIRVDVIRTHDLYATGVFAAATDMVIKHKEEVGRILSEVSGRELEENWFPYNPICKGCGRLKGPIVDGYENPYISYHCTCGYSGKSDIRKDDGKLPWRIEWPAKWFALNVTVEPFGKDHGAPGGSYDTGKRIAEEVLGHPAPVPLIYERILLKGKGAMHSSTGIAIAASEMMKFSPPEILRFLIMRNNPGRHITFDPQLGILNLIDEFEKYERAYFGQDTVSDEDFRRVYELSTVSGEVKQPETIGYRHLLTLIQIYRKDEELLKALKRNGYPNDIIGKRMKQRIVTLNNWLDTYAPDEIKFRLQPVDTKVKLDETQKGVLKDFSEKMDGVSWEPESLHNLVYEIISERKVKPQDGFSSFYKILINKERGPRLGYFLSNLEKDFVRKRIERSLTY from the coding sequence ATGCACTGGGCAGATGTTATTGCCTCGAAGCTAAGTGGCAAGCAACTTGTGTCAACCGGGATCTCCCCTTCAGGTCCAATACACGTTGGAAATATGCGTGAAATCCTGACTGGCGACGCCATATTCAAGGCATCCTTGACGGCAGGACTGGATGCACGCTTCATATATCTGTGTGACGACATCGACCCGCTCAGGAAGATCTATCCATTCCTTCCGCAATCCTATGCGGAACACGTTGGGAAACCGCTATACCAGATACCTGCACCAGATGGCGAGGGTACATATTCCGAATATTTTCTGAAGCCATTCGTGGACACTCTAGACAAGATTAATATCAGGGTGGATGTAATAAGAACTCATGATCTCTACGCCACCGGAGTGTTTGCGGCTGCAACTGATATGGTCATAAAGCATAAGGAAGAAGTAGGAAGAATCCTTTCGGAAGTTTCTGGCAGGGAGCTTGAAGAGAACTGGTTTCCCTACAACCCTATATGCAAGGGATGTGGCAGGCTGAAGGGCCCGATTGTTGACGGTTATGAAAACCCATATATAAGTTACCACTGCACGTGTGGATACAGTGGCAAATCGGACATCCGTAAGGATGATGGAAAATTGCCCTGGAGGATCGAGTGGCCTGCAAAGTGGTTTGCCCTGAATGTTACGGTTGAGCCGTTCGGGAAGGATCACGGGGCACCCGGGGGGTCATATGACACCGGAAAGCGCATAGCGGAAGAGGTATTGGGGCATCCGGCACCAGTGCCATTGATCTATGAGCGCATATTGCTTAAGGGGAAAGGGGCAATGCATTCATCGACTGGCATCGCTATAGCGGCATCTGAGATGATGAAATTTTCACCACCAGAAATATTGCGTTTCCTAATTATGCGCAATAATCCTGGCAGGCACATTACTTTCGATCCACAGCTCGGGATCCTGAATCTGATCGATGAGTTTGAAAAATACGAACGGGCTTACTTTGGGCAGGATACTGTTTCGGACGAGGATTTTAGGAGGGTTTATGAATTATCCACAGTTTCCGGCGAAGTGAAGCAACCCGAAACCATTGGATATCGGCACCTCCTAACGCTTATACAGATTTACAGGAAAGACGAGGAACTGCTGAAAGCCCTTAAGAGAAATGGATATCCGAACGACATTATAGGAAAAAGAATGAAACAGAGGATTGTGACGCTGAACAACTGGCTCGATACTTATGCTCCTGATGAAATCAAGTTCAGATTGCAGCCCGTGGATACTAAGGTCAAGTTGGATGAAACTCAGAAGGGAGTACTGAAGGACTTTTCGGAGAAGATGGACGGTGTTTCGTGGGAGCCGGAATCACTCCACAATCTCGTATATGAGATAATAAGTGAGCGTAAAGTGAAGCCGCAAGATGGATTCAGTTCCTTTTACAAAATACTCATCAATAAGGAGAGGGGACCTAGGCTTGGATACTTTTTATCGAATCTTGAAAAGGATTTTGTAAGGAAACGGATTGAGAGATCCCTCACGTACTGA
- a CDS encoding MFS transporter: protein MDDCTENPYTLSAEQLSPYRWVMAAVAGLVMTTSFISLTSFSIAAPSIAINLGVGSNTIEVYGVDAFSIGLFAAFFVGHGGIFDTRLRTGVLLAQAVLIIPQFLIPIASDLYTLTLLRFFQGLTIMMIALFTIQLSGWFRQSERARSLAFTLGAVPLGSAVGALLSRIFDSMSWQETYYVTGVVMLAGAAVYFAFAKSPKTQYCLVKKAKSRTQGGAWENPMTWVMGALQIPLTWTLFTIGGFLPTFSNHIGYDFQQTNYLIIIWGTASFVTAFIGAIAGDLLARKGRTNREIFDARVRIIAVADCLMGVGALLIVTVGGLSFQIMVLAILVNAFLMMIPPNLWASTTSVFPLAMMGAGTFGMGLISNSADAIGPLVSSFLVPDFGWDGVFLIMAIMSFGGAVLSLMVLKMNLKLAPDSQNPELRKSAWNKLVNTPLDSNSGK from the coding sequence ATGGATGATTGTACGGAAAATCCTTATACTTTGTCAGCGGAGCAACTCTCGCCATACAGGTGGGTAATGGCCGCTGTTGCAGGGCTGGTAATGACTACTAGTTTCATCTCACTGACGTCTTTCAGTATTGCCGCCCCATCCATAGCAATAAACCTTGGCGTCGGAAGCAATACAATTGAGGTCTATGGAGTGGATGCTTTTTCCATAGGTCTTTTTGCGGCATTTTTTGTCGGGCATGGGGGGATTTTTGATACCAGGCTGAGAACTGGGGTTCTGCTTGCCCAGGCCGTCCTTATAATTCCTCAGTTCCTAATACCTATCGCCAGTGACCTTTACACATTAACCCTGTTGAGATTTTTCCAGGGGCTTACCATAATGATGATAGCACTCTTCACGATTCAGCTTTCTGGATGGTTCAGGCAATCTGAACGTGCCAGATCTTTAGCCTTCACCCTCGGAGCCGTTCCACTGGGAAGTGCCGTTGGCGCCCTTCTCTCCAGAATATTCGACTCAATGAGCTGGCAGGAAACTTACTACGTTACGGGAGTGGTCATGCTAGCCGGCGCAGCGGTGTACTTTGCTTTTGCCAAATCCCCAAAGACGCAATACTGCCTCGTGAAAAAGGCAAAATCCAGAACCCAAGGCGGAGCCTGGGAAAATCCTATGACATGGGTAATGGGAGCTCTCCAGATTCCACTCACATGGACGCTGTTCACCATTGGTGGTTTTCTGCCTACATTTTCCAACCACATCGGTTATGATTTTCAGCAAACAAACTATCTTATTATAATATGGGGGACTGCGAGCTTTGTCACCGCATTTATCGGTGCCATTGCAGGTGACTTGCTGGCAAGGAAAGGAAGGACGAACCGCGAGATATTTGACGCAAGGGTTAGAATAATTGCGGTGGCAGACTGCCTGATGGGTGTAGGCGCACTTCTTATAGTAACAGTGGGAGGATTATCCTTCCAAATCATGGTACTCGCGATCCTGGTGAACGCATTCTTGATGATGATACCCCCTAACCTGTGGGCATCCACGACAAGCGTGTTTCCACTAGCAATGATGGGCGCTGGAACGTTCGGGATGGGCCTCATATCGAATTCTGCAGACGCTATCGGGCCACTTGTATCTTCATTTCTTGTGCCTGATTTTGGGTGGGATGGTGTCTTCTTAATAATGGCAATTATGTCATTTGGCGGCGCCGTACTCAGCTTAATGGTGCTGAAGATGAACCTGAAGCTTGCCCCAGATTCCCAGAATCCTGAACTCCGGAAGTCTGCCTGGAATAAACTCGTGAACACGCCCCTTGATTCAAATTCTGGGAAATAA
- a CDS encoding orotate phosphoribosyltransferase-like protein, which translates to MKSLEELYKRALELKSKGMSDKEISTELHLSVNTVTWLLGKEFLQEGRVQDVRIGWRSVGVYGSRMQSIAEIMADIIEEEAATNDFEYDSILGISINGIPYATLASTLLDKELIVYRPHPSRQEGFFSSNFARVKGKKVVIVDDVTDTGETLKRTIMDVQGQGGKVVLGIVLASKLNTDELLGIKIRSLFRATLVGNQ; encoded by the coding sequence ATGAAAAGTCTTGAAGAACTCTACAAACGAGCCCTTGAACTCAAGTCGAAGGGAATGTCAGATAAGGAAATATCGACTGAGCTGCATTTATCAGTGAATACCGTTACTTGGCTTCTTGGAAAGGAATTCCTCCAGGAAGGCAGGGTCCAGGACGTTAGAATTGGGTGGAGGAGTGTGGGCGTCTATGGCAGCAGGATGCAGTCCATTGCGGAAATAATGGCAGACATCATCGAGGAGGAGGCTGCTACAAATGATTTTGAGTATGACTCAATCCTAGGAATATCCATCAATGGTATTCCTTATGCCACTCTTGCATCAACTCTCCTTGACAAGGAACTCATAGTATACAGGCCACACCCTTCAAGGCAGGAGGGATTTTTCAGCAGCAATTTCGCCAGGGTCAAGGGAAAGAAGGTTGTCATAGTGGATGATGTAACTGACACCGGTGAAACGCTTAAGAGGACCATAATGGATGTTCAGGGTCAGGGTGGGAAGGTTGTCCTTGGAATTGTACTTGCTTCCAAACTCAATACCGATGAGCTCCTGGGCATAAAAATCAGATCTCTCTTCAGAGCGACGCTTGTGGGAAATCAATAG
- a CDS encoding protein phosphatase 2C domain-containing protein: MNLVTEAHRPKLGNDEREYEDAFYFSGDRNRYAIADGASDSVFSGIWARNLVKTFVNQETRVAEITEDTLHSLISSSRDSWYRDINWDQLSLFVKNKAVKGSFSTFLGMDAFRIESKYRIDVVAVGDSCIFFHHDSVLKSFPIDDPSKFGNTPNLLWSGYGAPFTGEFRWKKPKFSTFSFDLSPGDSIILATDALAKWMLENSETAWDSLMDCGDYLEFFDDLRRKREMRNDDITMAMITLDS, from the coding sequence ATGAACCTTGTCACAGAGGCTCATAGGCCAAAGCTGGGAAATGACGAACGGGAGTACGAGGACGCTTTCTACTTTTCCGGGGACAGAAATAGATACGCTATTGCAGACGGAGCAAGTGACTCTGTTTTTTCTGGCATATGGGCCCGGAATCTGGTTAAAACATTCGTGAACCAGGAGACTAGGGTGGCTGAAATTACTGAAGATACTCTACACTCGCTGATCAGCAGTTCGAGGGATTCATGGTACAGGGACATAAATTGGGACCAACTCAGCCTTTTTGTAAAGAACAAGGCAGTCAAAGGATCATTTTCAACCTTTCTCGGCATGGACGCATTTCGTATCGAAAGTAAATACAGGATAGATGTGGTAGCTGTGGGGGACAGTTGCATTTTTTTCCATCATGACAGCGTTCTAAAATCTTTTCCCATTGACGATCCATCAAAATTCGGAAACACACCAAATCTGTTGTGGAGTGGTTATGGTGCTCCTTTCACTGGAGAGTTCAGGTGGAAGAAACCTAAATTCTCAACATTTTCATTTGATCTGAGCCCGGGGGACAGCATCATACTGGCGACTGACGCACTGGCAAAGTGGATGCTTGAGAACAGTGAAACCGCATGGGACTCACTCATGGATTGCGGAGACTACTTGGAATTTTTCGATGATCTGCGGAGAAAGCGGGAGATGAGAAACGACGATATCACAATGGCAATGATTACTTTAGACTCCTGA
- a CDS encoding ABC transporter permease, whose protein sequence is MKPKNVAADLKIYSKNYIRSGSAVFFVFIFPVILMLIFGSIFSGTSSSQVPLYVQNQGTNNQNVSEFLSLLNQTQVVNVHMVSSDVDIHTYISQNSISAALVVPAGFSQNLSTNHARLILYDNPAVSTSGAVQQAIGVAIQLMNNKITNKTDAITLMTNTSLTSRSASYVDFLMPGLIGFVVLISPMFSMTYVVSSYKRDKIFRQLSLTPLTKSEWFLSKFAWYLVVSALSAVEIVAIGTFVFNASMAINLFVAAFIVIGVFMFTCLGILAGAIAKTEEGASVVGNIITFPMMFLAGTFFPISIMPSWLQTVAHVLPLYYIIDGLNSVTIYSNYSSAWFDLAVSLAVALVIFVLSIWKFNWKEQ, encoded by the coding sequence ATGAAACCAAAGAATGTGGCTGCTGACCTGAAAATATATTCAAAGAATTATATAAGGAGTGGGTCTGCTGTATTTTTTGTATTCATATTTCCTGTAATACTGATGTTGATATTTGGTTCGATATTTTCAGGAACATCAAGTTCACAGGTCCCCTTGTATGTGCAGAATCAGGGTACTAACAACCAGAACGTGTCTGAATTTTTGTCCCTGCTCAACCAAACTCAGGTTGTGAACGTCCACATGGTTTCATCGGATGTTGACATACACACATACATTTCCCAGAATTCTATTTCAGCGGCGCTCGTTGTTCCCGCGGGCTTCAGTCAGAATTTGTCCACGAATCATGCCAGGTTGATTCTCTATGATAATCCGGCAGTCTCGACCAGCGGTGCTGTCCAGCAAGCAATCGGCGTTGCGATTCAGCTTATGAACAACAAAATTACGAACAAGACAGATGCCATAACACTTATGACCAACACTTCGTTAACGTCCAGGTCAGCGAGTTATGTGGACTTCCTTATGCCAGGCCTCATCGGATTCGTTGTCCTTATCTCGCCCATGTTCTCAATGACATATGTTGTCAGTTCATACAAGAGAGACAAGATCTTCCGGCAGCTTTCCCTAACACCCCTTACGAAGTCAGAGTGGTTTCTTTCTAAATTTGCTTGGTACCTGGTGGTGTCTGCTCTATCCGCTGTTGAAATTGTTGCAATTGGCACTTTTGTCTTCAATGCAAGTATGGCAATCAACCTGTTTGTAGCCGCGTTCATCGTCATTGGGGTGTTCATGTTCACGTGCCTGGGAATACTTGCAGGCGCAATTGCGAAGACGGAGGAGGGAGCCTCTGTTGTCGGGAATATAATCACGTTTCCGATGATGTTCCTTGCAGGAACTTTCTTCCCCATATCCATCATGCCTTCTTGGCTTCAGACTGTTGCTCATGTGCTGCCGCTTTATTACATAATAGACGGTCTGAACTCCGTCACTATATACAGTAATTACTCCTCTGCCTGGTTCGATCTTGCCGTGAGTCTTGCTGTAGCGTTGGTAATCTTCGTCCTGTCTATATGGAAATTTAACTGGAAGGAGCAGTAA
- a CDS encoding DUF99 family protein: MKAAKMLLTKLLILINMKPNFRAVGIDDGSFMKGRDKNCMIAGVLIRADSLVESVSIRPIEVDGLDSTETIIEIVNGDFKRNASIIMAYGVTFGGFNVADLFRIFNATGIPVISITRKRPDLEAIADAIEKTQDNWRQKIDVMQRYSPEELYLPNRSVLFINRAGTEQRSAMVYIKKLTRTGNIPEPLRLANMIAKSIKK, from the coding sequence ATGAAAGCAGCAAAGATGTTATTAACCAAACTTCTCATACTAATAAATATGAAACCCAACTTCAGGGCGGTTGGCATTGACGACGGTTCATTCATGAAAGGAAGGGACAAAAACTGCATGATAGCTGGAGTACTGATTAGGGCAGATTCACTCGTTGAGTCCGTTTCTATCCGCCCTATTGAAGTGGATGGCCTTGATTCAACCGAGACGATCATTGAAATTGTGAATGGTGATTTTAAGAGAAATGCGTCCATAATAATGGCATATGGCGTTACATTTGGTGGCTTCAATGTTGCTGATCTCTTCCGCATATTCAATGCAACTGGTATTCCGGTGATTTCTATAACTAGAAAAAGGCCTGATCTCGAAGCTATTGCAGATGCCATTGAAAAAACGCAGGACAACTGGAGGCAAAAGATAGACGTAATGCAGAGATACTCCCCAGAGGAACTGTATCTTCCCAACCGATCGGTATTGTTCATAAATCGGGCTGGAACAGAACAGAGATCAGCGATGGTTTATATCAAAAAATTGACAAGGACCGGAAACATTCCAGAACCTCTTCGCCTAGCAAACATGATAGCAAAATCCATTAAAAAATAG
- a CDS encoding Mrp/NBP35 family ATP-binding protein, with the protein MTSGTIKVNKPPPPPIVGPPPKSTKYKDVKHTIMVMSGKGGVGKSTIAVNLAVTLARQGFKVGIIDADINGPDDPKMLGVDKEKVYADDSGISPVNTKYGVKVISMGFLLPNEDTAVVWRGALRHKAIQQFLEDVVWKDTDYVILDLPPGTGDEALSIAQIVPEVEGVVIVITPQEVALLDAKKAINFADQMKIKVLGIVENMSGFICPHCGKVSYIFKTGGGEKAAETHRVPFLGRVPLIPEVVEKADEGIPIVETNKDMEKIFSEISAKIIEQEKK; encoded by the coding sequence ATGACCAGTGGAACAATTAAAGTAAATAAACCCCCCCCTCCACCTATTGTCGGACCGCCGCCAAAGTCTACCAAATACAAAGACGTGAAGCACACTATCATGGTGATGAGCGGCAAGGGAGGAGTCGGAAAATCTACCATAGCAGTTAACCTTGCAGTTACACTTGCCAGGCAGGGATTCAAGGTAGGAATTATTGATGCCGACATAAACGGGCCAGATGATCCCAAGATGCTTGGTGTAGACAAGGAAAAAGTATACGCCGATGATAGTGGCATTTCTCCTGTGAACACTAAATATGGCGTTAAGGTCATATCCATGGGGTTTTTGCTGCCTAATGAGGATACGGCAGTCGTCTGGCGAGGAGCCCTCCGGCATAAAGCAATACAACAGTTTTTGGAGGATGTGGTATGGAAGGATACAGATTATGTTATACTTGATCTTCCGCCAGGAACTGGCGACGAGGCCCTAAGTATTGCGCAGATCGTTCCGGAAGTTGAAGGTGTCGTTATCGTGATTACCCCACAGGAAGTTGCGTTGCTTGATGCAAAGAAAGCCATAAACTTCGCCGATCAAATGAAAATCAAGGTCCTGGGGATCGTCGAGAACATGAGTGGTTTCATCTGCCCGCACTGCGGAAAAGTCAGTTATATCTTCAAGACAGGTGGAGGCGAGAAAGCAGCAGAGACTCACAGAGTACCGTTCCTGGGAAGAGTCCCCCTCATTCCGGAAGTGGTTGAAAAGGCAGATGAGGGTATACCAATCGTTGAAACCAACAAGGATATGGAAAAGATCTTTTCCGAGATTTCCGCAAAGATAATTGAGCAGGAAAAAAAGTGA
- a CDS encoding ferritin encodes MPRFEVSENLSKKMNDLSRARQSLIEEMEAIMFYDERVDATENEELKSVMAHNRDDEKEHFSLILEFLRRNDPELDKELKEILYSKKRIQELGD; translated from the coding sequence ATGCCGAGATTTGAGGTATCAGAAAACCTTAGCAAAAAAATGAACGATTTGAGCAGGGCCAGGCAGTCCCTTATAGAAGAAATGGAAGCCATTATGTTCTACGATGAGCGCGTAGACGCGACTGAAAACGAAGAGCTGAAAAGCGTTATGGCCCATAACAGAGACGACGAAAAGGAGCATTTTTCATTGATCCTAGAATTTCTCAGAAGAAATGATCCGGAGCTTGACAAAGAGCTTAAAGAGATCCTGTACAGCAAGAAAAGAATTCAGGAACTTGGAGACTAG
- a CDS encoding VWA domain-containing protein, translated as MSDIVTYLCTNSVIKGIMVVENMTYSSEISRNNPGLFIFMIDQSRSMSHKLGGGSRSKAAEAADAINRQIGEIINRCTKSEGVRHYFDIGIIGYGARRGEATSMLSGATVVPINEMESRILKTETRKQSIDGQEIDYEFPVWFEPVAASDTPMVKAIDLATQWAREWASSHSDSFPPIVINLTDGEATDGNPVDAMEELKSVSTNDGKVLIWNCHLSENRTKPVSFPSSVHVLPEDKYAGILFEMSSELPEGMIAIAKEEYTEVSTGARGYVFNAQLEDLIKLLDIGTRAASTLMK; from the coding sequence ATGTCGGACATTGTCACGTATCTTTGCACCAATAGTGTTATAAAGGGAATAATGGTAGTGGAAAACATGACATATTCTTCGGAAATAAGCAGGAATAATCCTGGACTTTTCATATTCATGATAGATCAGTCCAGGTCAATGAGCCACAAACTCGGTGGCGGTAGCAGATCGAAGGCGGCAGAGGCAGCTGACGCAATAAATAGGCAGATCGGGGAAATAATCAACAGATGCACCAAGTCTGAGGGTGTCAGGCACTACTTTGACATAGGTATAATCGGCTACGGAGCAAGAAGAGGTGAAGCCACATCGATGCTTTCGGGTGCCACCGTGGTTCCGATCAATGAAATGGAATCCAGAATACTGAAGACGGAAACTAGAAAGCAGTCAATCGATGGCCAGGAGATTGATTATGAATTCCCTGTATGGTTCGAGCCTGTGGCTGCAAGTGATACCCCAATGGTCAAAGCAATTGATCTGGCAACACAGTGGGCAAGGGAATGGGCTTCAAGCCATTCTGATTCATTTCCACCAATAGTGATAAATCTCACAGACGGTGAGGCCACAGATGGCAACCCCGTTGATGCCATGGAGGAGCTGAAGTCCGTGTCCACAAACGATGGAAAGGTCCTGATATGGAATTGTCATCTTTCAGAAAACCGCACAAAACCTGTTTCTTTTCCGTCAAGCGTTCATGTCCTCCCCGAAGATAAGTATGCAGGAATCCTGTTTGAGATGTCTTCGGAACTTCCAGAAGGGATGATAGCAATAGCGAAGGAGGAGTACACTGAGGTATCCACAGGGGCAAGAGGATATGTATTCAATGCCCAGCTGGAGGATCTTATAAAACTGCTTGATATAGGCACTCGCGCAGCTTCTACGTTGATGAAATGA